The Maniola jurtina chromosome 25, ilManJurt1.1, whole genome shotgun sequence genomic sequence ggtggatgcgacgggtctgcccgcgaagttcaaattttatttgggttttcgcaatttgtaaacgaatacgacaacgtaggcttatggcattttcaattgcgacaatggcagtatcatcctcacaggttcatataaaaatctttacttgaaagggtccagtttaagaaattagctctagtatcgactaatgtgtcagaattagtcgatactaaattgtagtattcgtttaaaaaatgcgaaaaaccaaattaaatttgaatttcgcgggcaggcccgtctcatgccccttaacccCCATAGTTAACTAATATTGTTAACGCTTCATTTATTCACTGTGTAACATTGTGATAATAAGGCTGGATAAATACTCACAACATGCCACCCAACGCGACGCGTCACGCGACGCCATGAGAAACTTTCCAGCGAACGTTCTATAAAATTATCATAGATGTCTCTGAAAGCATAGCTCGCCACGAAAGGCAGAAAAAATACTGTCTAATACACTACATAcaatatggcatattattgtaaattgaatatgtacttgaaaagagcaaccgccgagtttcttgctggttcttctcggtaggcacggcattccgaaccagtggtagattattttgacgattcaaaagcacttgtaaaagtttaattgaataaaaacattttgaatttgaatttgaatttttctgCCTTTCGCGGCGAGCTATGCTTTCACAGAGACATCtatgataattttatggaaTGTTCGCCGAAAAGTTTCTCATTCAAATCAAACTGTAGCAGgcaggtaaattaaaaatatttctttgtcCATGTCTTTACCTCTACGAAGttgtatttattagaagaaatgaaaatctgtttataTTTAATGAAAGTAGTAACAACAAAATTTGCTTCACTCGGCACTCATCCAcgaaatttggaaaaaatataataaatatggcACTTAGAATTTATAATAAGTTACCAGAACTTGTAGACTCTTAGCATAACTATGTTGAAGCACAAACTTAAGGAATTTCTAGTAAAAAGCCTCTGCCCACAAGTTAGTATGGAAAACATAggctcgtttgtgattggttggtcgctcaaaatggttaacgcccactgactttttgtctttttcATTTGTATGTAACAGAGAGCCCTGCATTAAATTCTCTCCGTGGatggattataataatattaaacccAACGATAATTAACTCAACACGCGTGGCGTAGCGAGTGGCGTGTCGCGAAAATGATTCTACCAAAATACTTAAACATAATTTACAACTTGATGGCAAGAGTGGTGTCACTTAAAGAATATTCTAGTAGGTGTGTCTTCATTTGGGAATTCTATAAACGGATGAGTTGCCTTGTGTTCAAACATTTTCTTCTCACTCGCAAACATATCACCACATACATCACAAATTACTTCCACTTCTTCTTCTTTGGAACAACTTGGTTCTTCCCTTATCTTCTCTTTATGCTCCTTTATCTTCTCTTTATGTTCTTTTCTCTTTTTGACTTCTCTATGTTCCTGTTTCGACTCTCTCTTTTTAGAAGCAGATTCTTCCTCTATCAAATGTTTCCCTGTTAACAGATACTCTTTCATATTCGCATGTTTTATTGACATCTTATGGTGTTCCAACCTGTTTTCTGAACTGCACTGGTATTCGCATATAAAACATACGAATTTCATATCGCCTGTATGGATTTCGGAATGTGCTTTTAGCTTTTCGGGAGTAGCGAAACGGAAATCGCAGAATTTACAAGGGTACTTTCTCTCTGGCGAATGCAACCGCATATGTGAAGTTAAGGCACTCATGTCTTTGCATATCTTCCTACATTCGACGCACATAACTCCTTTTTCTTGAAATTCACTTTCCTCTAAGCTTTCGCCAAAATGGACTTCATGTATCCTTTTATGAGATGTCAACCCTTTTTGACTGATGAAGACTCGTCGGCAATCCTCACATTGAAATTGGTCCTTGTCTTTTACATCTGGGCTGTGTATTTCAACTTGATGCATGGCAAATTTGTCGGCCTCATGAAATTGCTCATTGCAATCTTCACACTTCCAAGCTTGTATCAACTTTGAAAATGCTTCCAATACATCCAAAACCGATTGGCCTTCTACTTCTGGATGAAAAGCTTTAGTATGATTTccgaaatcaataattttagCGAAAGTTCCCTTGCAATGAGGACAAATGTACGGTTCTTGATGATCGTCCATGACGTGGTATTTAAGATCTGATAGCTCCGAAAAACTTTTGGAACACATAAAACATCTTAATTTGTGTTTTCCTTTAACAAATTCGGATATAACTTTGTACTCCATTAGTTGAACTTTTTGGTGTATTTGGAGATGCTTGAATAGTTCTTTACGCGTGTTATAGTCTGTGGGGCAGAATTTGCAAGGGAACCTTTTTCTGTGTAACCGTCGTCTATGCGCTGCTAATTCTTCTTTATCTTTGAACTGTTTAGTGCATGATATACATTGGAACACGTTAGTATCTGTGGAAACTTCATGAGATCTCAAACATGCAAGCAAACTAGTTTTCCTCTTAAACACTTTCCCACAAATACATTTGTGGCCCTCCATTTGTACATCGGTAGATGTCTCTTCCAACTCTTTTTTAAGGTTAAGGATTTTTTCTTCAGTTTCTTTTTTGATTATGGCCAATTTCTCTTTTCTTTCCTTTTTCGAATTGGATTTTTTGTCACCTTTTACTTTACCACGGTTCTCTGCCCTGTCCGACCTTTCGTTTCTTTTCTTTAGTGCATGGACATCAATCTTTTTGACCTTTTTCTGCCCACCATATAACCTTTTCTCCATATTCGCCTTTTTCGTTTGTATACCTTTAAGAACACCCATCGCCCTCCTTTCTATCGTATCGTGGACTTTCATGTGCTCTTTTAAACTTCGTAATTTCGAATATGTTTTGGGGCATTTTTCACACTGGTGTACTTGGCCTACATAATCACAATGCCCTTCTTTTAGTAACCCATAAGCTTCTTGTTCTAGCGATAATACATTACCAGTTATAGAATTAAGTTGGAAGGATTCTTCGTACAGATTATTTTCCGTCGAATAATTTGTGGGTAAGATTTCTTCTGGATTCCGAGCCATTGGTATTTTTCCACCTCGTACCATGGGATGTATTTCCATGACTAGTGTTTTAGTAGTTTCAGCTTGTATGATGCCTGAGTGCGGACTGGTTATGGTGGAGGTTGTATTATTTACCTTATTTGATATCAGGTTGGTTTCAGTTACTGTTATGTCAGATTCCTCTTTGATAACTCTTTGTAAATCGTCTTTTGGGTTTACCTgcaagaaaaaatattcaattttaattttcactttacAGTAACCAAACCATACAGTACACTTCACAGTACAGTGTAAAAACCAAAgcggtatggatttaataaaaactgctataccccttccaggttagcccgcttcaatcttagattgcatcatcatttaccaccaggtgagattgcagtcaagggcttaaattatatctgaattttaaaaaaatgttttgcaaAATTCGAAAATTGAAAGAAATGGTTGAAGCTGGGATTTGCTTCGCCTTAAATATGCTCTTAAAACACAGACAGGCACTCACAAGGAGACCATGCTTTTTTAGTGTGTTGGCAAATAATACCCTcgaaattttaagtttacgtaattctaacaattaaattattatcttacaaattccacaatAAAATTGGGATGATGTCTTCTAAGATCACATCTgtcagaaataaattatttcttaagaattattaaaataatacagtCTTCCGAAATTCATAAAATCCACATCCactgttatttttaagtttgctaatcattaaattgatttaacttaaaaagtactacttcaattaattacgtcaaacgtttatgacgtcacatgtATGTATTTCacacaagctcccttactagcAAGCGTtttacgtttgataaaaagttgctgatttgactactAGTCAACATACCAACATCACATTTGACGATCAAAGTGTACAGTTTGAATAAAGAGTTGAGACTAGGGCTTTTTTACCTCATCACGTTCATGTTTAACATCAATGTCATCCTGTAAGCATGCTTCAACATTGTTCAAAGCCCTGGCCTCATCACTGTCCATGGTAGACCCATCATCAATGCTCGGGTACTCTTCAGCCAAGTTCTCCAGTTGTTCCATTTTCACGTCTGCATTCTTTGAGAAATCACTTTGtcctataatattaaaaaatcgatcaagtgcgagtcagattcacaCACAAAGAGTTcagtaccatcgcacaagaaataactttataattttcatagcagccattttgaattttttattattttataataattagctgtagtagaaatacatattttgtgaaaattccACTCTGTACCTATTATGGCGATGCAACCCACtgagactgacagacagacacaaacgTGTGAGCAATtacaatccaggtatctttaaaacaagtgtgaataggcatcttctaggtaaacgcgtcccatcttgggccacatcatcactttccatcaggtgtgattgtggtcaagcgtttgcctatagtgaatttaaaaaaaatggtcttGGGCAGACACTGCTAATTTTGCAAGTTGTGTGTTTTAAAATCACTTTCTTTAAAggtaaaagaaaacattgtgaggaaatctaCATGAGAGTTTCACCATGTTcccaaagatgtgtgaagtctgataTTCTTACTTGACCAATATGGACTAATGCTTAAACTTTGCACCATCTAGAAGCCCATGGTCAGTAGATGCTGTATTAAGacgaataatttttatttcaggcaatataagtcacaaaacgcatcccatcttagaccacatcatcactttccatcaggtgtgattgtggtcaagcgcttacctatagtgaataaaaaaaaaaagacaaccATAGTTACGATAAGGTTGatgattaaaaattcataatgaCCTGTAATGCTTTCAAGATGCATCACTAGTTTGTTAGACACAGCCTCGGTTATATCTTGTGATGATTTTTCAGTATTTTCATGATCTGTTTCATAATTTGGCGGATCATCTTCAAAGTTAGGCGTTATAAATTCCTCTTTAATATTGGCTTGATCATTTTTCATACTACAGTCTAGATTAGAAATGTGATAATTCTTCATACTATCCTCAGAAATGTTGCCATAGTTATATAAAGGTTCAAAGTCTAATGTTATGCTAGAGGTGATTTCttgttttattgtatttacagtGTTGCCAGCAACATTTGTTTCCCATTGATTTTGTGGATCcatcttttttttcatttatgatCTGTTTTTCATGCTGCCTGGAAAGGTAACAGTTGCATTCACTGGTCTATAGAAACAAGAATAAGGCTACCTTTCCACTGGAGATGTGCTACATAGCTAAAAGTGAGCTAGATCGAAGCTAAGCTTTGAAAGTATGTGGTTATTTCCACCAAAGCATGTAAGATGTGTTATGTGGATTTTCATGTGGTAGCTGTTCAAGACACAGAGAGTGAGCTTATAGTATGCTTAGACATTGGCTGTGCTCCACACTTCCCATAGCTACACCACTTGTGCAACTCTAGCTCACATTCTTGGCTCATGTCCTTAGCTTGCATTCTTCATTCAATTAATATGTAAAAGACTTAGCTTTATTGAACCACTTTAAACCAGACCTAAGCTGTGCTATGAAAAGCGAATCTATTGGTGGGGGTTTGACGCAGATCTGTAACTTAGCActatagcacatctctggtggaaaggcagcctAAATCCAAAACCTGACATGTTTACGCTACTGGAGTTGTCCCTACAGCTCCATCTATGTAGATATTTGTAGTTGAAAAGGATAAAAATGCCCAGCATCTTTCACCAGATAATACTAAACCATGTGCGAAATATTGTTGAAATTAGTTGAGCAATTATTGAGCATCAAGTTTACTTCTTGAtagtaaactaattaattactGATTTAAAATGGCTTTTTCTTCCAACTAATAGTAGGACGAAGAACTAAGTAAGTCTAAAGAGTAATATCTAATaagattaaatatattttaagtaatattttcatACCACATTGCAatacttacaaaatatatttcacTTGAGTTATTGTTCAAATAAAGAGCTATAATATTGCCGTAACGTTCCAGTGTTCGAAAGGTTAAGATGTGTTTTTAATCCCAGATCAGCCCAATTATCCATTGAATTTACAGCAAATTGGTTGCGTATGGAAATGCCGGAGGCACCAATTACTTTGAGGAGATCTACCGAAAGTAATTTAAGATCGTAGTGCGCCGCAAATGTGATGAGTTATCACAAAAATGTTTAATAGCTTCAATTTGTAAAGAAATTAACAAATTAATCTACAGAAAACTATAAATAGAGctaaaaaatgtaaacattaattattttgttgacgcaaaaaagttgttttattatttttgacagcTAGGTACTCTGTGtgtacttttttaaatatttttttcatttttattggcAGAGCGCGGCACagataattaaaaatacatataaagctTAGCGTACAttcaaagataataatataatcactgtaacttttttttttaggtaagtTTACATTAAGtagaaacgggtaacattgtcaTAGTAGATCATAGCTTTCAAAGCGTGCCATGTATTTAGTAACCCACAGAGTAAACTGTCATTAAATCCATAGGTACTGTACAATAATCTGCCCACTTCCCCCTAAATTCTGTATAATTTAGGGGGAAGTATTGCATTGAACAGATTGAACACCAGTTTTTAGTCTTCCAGTGAAAAATAACCGTTCTACTTTTGAATTCATCGGTCGTGAGTCTGTACTAGGCCTTACATTTCAAAATCAAACTCACTGTCACTGTCAAACTGACAAATGTGCTGACAAAATAGATGCAAAAAATCATTATGGCGTCCTTCCTTAGCCTGCCTTTGCCTTTTTCTTTGAAAGTTGAACGTGAACGAAGCGTAAATtgacaaagagtatgtaatcactagaACGTTTTACAAATTGTAAAATCAGCTGGAACGCATCGGTAAATTATTCGGAGGTAAATTGAAATTTCTGAATCataacttttgaaaaaaattgagacCACAACAACATCAAcaataattaaatcaatttcAAAATGTGTAACAATATAATTTCTTTCCAAAAAGTGATTTTAAGGTCGCTTCAAAAATGGCGAACTCGAACAAATTACAAGAACTCGTGAAGCATATTGTGAACGGGACTTTTGAAGATAATATTTGTGGGATTTGTCTGCAGCCTTTGGAAGATCTTTACCAGTATAGTTGTACCAAGATTTGTACTGAGGATTCGTCATATTGTATAGCAGATGTTCTGGATCAAGTTTGTAATATAAAGGTTTAGAGTTATCTCTTTTTTActatcatcagtcatcactaaaTGGTATAAAATCCCAGCTAAGTCTGTTTGTGTGAAACCATTAATCTCAAAAAGTACTGaacatattatttacctacctataactgtGTATAACAGTTTATGTTTATAGGTTTCCTCATAAATGCCAAAGTATTCAGCAGGTTTTgaaaaagttatttactttatatGTAATATGAGACTTCTACAACATGATTGATTCTTTAAATTCTGATgctagttagcccttgactgcaatctcatcttcGGTAAGTGTTgatgtctaagatggaaactgGCTAACTTGAAAGAGGTATCTAtggaagtttcattaaacccatacccctgataTTATTTTTGTTCTGACTTAAGCTGAGTAGTAAAGTAGTCATTTATTGTGAGAGTAAgtgcattattataaaaatattgattcaatgatagatgcccactgctggatataggtgtCTTGTAGGGACTACCAAATCCAGGGT encodes the following:
- the LOC123878222 gene encoding zinc finger protein 271-like, with the translated sequence MKKKMDPQNQWETNVAGNTVNTIKQEITSSITLDFEPLYNYGNISEDSMKNYHISNLDCSMKNDQANIKEEFITPNFEDDPPNYETDHENTEKSSQDITEAVSNKLVMHLESITGQSDFSKNADVKMEQLENLAEEYPSIDDGSTMDSDEARALNNVEACLQDDIDVKHERDEVNPKDDLQRVIKEESDITVTETNLISNKVNNTTSTITSPHSGIIQAETTKTLVMEIHPMVRGGKIPMARNPEEILPTNYSTENNLYEESFQLNSITGNVLSLEQEAYGLLKEGHCDYVGQVHQCEKCPKTYSKLRSLKEHMKVHDTIERRAMGVLKGIQTKKANMEKRLYGGQKKVKKIDVHALKKRNERSDRAENRGKVKGDKKSNSKKERKEKLAIIKKETEEKILNLKKELEETSTDVQMEGHKCICGKVFKRKTSLLACLRSHEVSTDTNVFQCISCTKQFKDKEELAAHRRRLHRKRFPCKFCPTDYNTRKELFKHLQIHQKVQLMEYKVISEFVKGKHKLRCFMCSKSFSELSDLKYHVMDDHQEPYICPHCKGTFAKIIDFGNHTKAFHPEVEGQSVLDVLEAFSKLIQAWKCEDCNEQFHEADKFAMHQVEIHSPDVKDKDQFQCEDCRRVFISQKGLTSHKRIHEVHFGESLEESEFQEKGVMCVECRKICKDMSALTSHMRLHSPERKYPCKFCDFRFATPEKLKAHSEIHTGDMKFVCFICEYQCSSENRLEHHKMSIKHANMKEYLLTGKHLIEEESASKKRESKQEHREVKKRKEHKEKIKEHKEKIREEPSCSKEEEVEVICDVCGDMFASEKKMFEHKATHPFIEFPNEDTPTRIFFK